One part of the Parachlamydiales bacterium genome encodes these proteins:
- the dnaK gene encoding molecular chaperone DnaK: MSQQNKKGKIIGIDLGTTNSCVAVMEGGTPKVIASAEGSRTTPSVVAFKDGGRERLVGIPAKRQAVTNPENTIYSSKRFIGRKFEEVQSEIKIVPYKVVKGPNGDAVFQVFGKDYTPEEIAAQILIKMKETAEAYLGEKVTEAVITVPAYFNDSQRQSTKDAGKIAGLDVKRIIPEPTAAALAYGLDKDKADKKIAVFDLGGGTFDISILEIGDGVFEVLATNGDTHLGGDDFDNAILEWLIDSFKQEHGIDLHNDRMALQRLRDAAEKAKIELSGTQQTEINQPFITMDSTGPKHLALTLTRSKLESLTANLIDRTREPCLKCLKDSGLNASDISEIILVGGMSRMPAVQEIVKTIFGKEGHKGVNPDEVVAIGAAIQGGVLTGSVKDVLLLDVTPLTLGIETLGGVLTPLVERNTTIPTQKKQVFSTAADNQPAVTIRVLQGERKMANDNKEIGRFDLSDIPPAPRGTPQIEVAFDIDADGILHVSARDIASGKEQKIRIEAQSGLSEDDIKRMVRDAEDHQEEDRRRKDEVEVLNEADSLVFRAKKALNDYKDKLPKEVVDDVEAHIKAVEDALVTKDVAKVRTAKDALEQHMQRIGEAMSKASGAGQPGPGAGPQGSAAHEGGPQSHGGGHHQQQQPGSDDDIQDAEVEIIDDDKK, from the coding sequence ATGAGTCAACAAAACAAAAAAGGCAAAATCATAGGCATCGACCTTGGGACAACCAACTCCTGCGTCGCTGTCATGGAAGGCGGCACGCCAAAAGTGATCGCTTCTGCCGAAGGTTCGCGTACTACGCCTTCCGTAGTAGCCTTTAAAGATGGTGGACGTGAACGCTTAGTTGGTATCCCTGCTAAACGTCAAGCTGTGACTAACCCCGAAAACACCATTTACTCCTCAAAACGTTTCATTGGACGCAAATTTGAAGAAGTACAGAGCGAAATTAAAATAGTCCCTTATAAAGTTGTCAAAGGACCTAACGGTGATGCCGTATTCCAAGTCTTTGGCAAAGATTATACCCCTGAAGAGATTGCTGCGCAGATTTTGATCAAGATGAAAGAAACTGCTGAAGCTTATCTAGGTGAGAAAGTGACTGAAGCTGTGATCACTGTTCCTGCGTATTTCAACGACTCGCAGCGCCAGTCAACCAAGGATGCGGGCAAGATTGCCGGTTTGGACGTCAAGCGTATCATCCCTGAACCCACAGCTGCGGCATTAGCTTATGGCTTGGACAAAGACAAAGCCGACAAAAAAATCGCTGTTTTTGACTTAGGCGGCGGTACATTTGATATCTCCATCCTAGAGATCGGAGATGGCGTCTTCGAAGTATTAGCAACTAACGGCGATACACACTTGGGCGGCGACGACTTTGACAATGCTATCCTTGAATGGCTGATCGACTCTTTCAAACAAGAGCACGGCATTGACCTGCATAACGATAGAATGGCGCTGCAGCGTCTGCGCGATGCTGCCGAAAAAGCTAAAATTGAGCTTTCCGGTACTCAGCAGACAGAGATCAACCAGCCATTTATCACAATGGATTCCACAGGTCCAAAGCACTTGGCTTTGACGCTGACACGCAGTAAGCTAGAAAGCTTGACAGCTAACCTTATCGACCGCACGCGCGAACCTTGCTTAAAATGCTTGAAGGACTCCGGTCTGAATGCATCAGATATCAGCGAGATCATCCTTGTGGGCGGTATGTCGCGTATGCCTGCTGTTCAGGAAATCGTGAAGACAATCTTCGGTAAGGAAGGCCATAAAGGCGTTAACCCTGACGAAGTGGTTGCTATCGGAGCTGCTATCCAAGGCGGCGTATTGACCGGTTCAGTTAAAGACGTTCTCCTCTTGGACGTAACACCTTTAACTTTGGGTATTGAAACTTTAGGCGGTGTGTTAACACCTCTCGTCGAAAGAAATACCACTATTCCGACGCAAAAGAAACAAGTCTTCTCCACAGCAGCTGATAACCAGCCCGCGGTAACGATCCGTGTATTGCAAGGTGAGAGAAAGATGGCAAACGACAACAAAGAGATCGGACGTTTTGATTTGAGCGATATCCCCCCCGCTCCACGCGGAACGCCGCAAATTGAAGTTGCTTTCGATATCGATGCAGACGGTATCTTGCATGTTTCCGCTCGCGATATAGCATCCGGCAAAGAACAGAAAATCCGTATCGAAGCACAGTCCGGCTTAAGCGAAGATGATATCAAGCGCATGGTTAGAGACGCTGAAGACCATCAGGAAGAAGACCGTCGCCGTAAAGACGAAGTAGAGGTCCTCAATGAAGCGGACTCCTTAGTCTTCCGCGCTAAAAAAGCCTTGAACGACTATAAAGACAAACTTCCAAAAGAAGTTGTGGATGATGTCGAAGCGCACATCAAAGCTGTAGAAGATGCCTTAGTGACAAAAGATGTCGCTAAAGTACGTACAGCGAAAGATGCGTTGGAACAACATATGCAGCGTATCGGTGAAGCGATGTCGAAAGCATCCGGTGCAGGGCAGCCTGGACCTGGAGCAGGGCCTCAAGGATCTGCAGCACATGAAGGAGGACCACAGTCCCATGGCGGTGGACATCATCAACAACAGCAGCCTGGCAGCGATGATGACATTCAGGATGCTGAAGTAGAGATCATCGACGACGATAAGAAATAA
- a CDS encoding nucleotide exchange factor GrpE, with translation MDEEISMPEDQLPDEFLEEVEAIVEPVAQPKATSVDEIERLRNEARENKEKYLHALAEGENSRKRLQKERQEMLQHAIQNVIVEFINPIDQLENALKFAEQASPEVKNWVIGFNMILEQFKDVLTHHGVSTFASEGHPFDPHFHEAIEVVVSEDHPPGTVVKEHLRGYKSSSGKVIRPARVHVSKAQEEKEISE, from the coding sequence ATGGATGAAGAGATAAGCATGCCCGAAGACCAACTTCCGGATGAATTTTTAGAAGAAGTTGAAGCTATAGTCGAACCTGTAGCCCAACCTAAGGCTACTTCTGTCGATGAAATTGAACGTTTAAGAAACGAAGCCCGCGAAAATAAGGAAAAGTACCTGCATGCTTTAGCCGAAGGGGAAAATTCTCGTAAACGTTTGCAGAAAGAACGTCAAGAAATGTTGCAGCATGCTATCCAAAACGTCATTGTTGAGTTTATCAACCCTATCGACCAGTTGGAAAATGCCCTCAAATTTGCCGAGCAAGCTTCTCCAGAAGTCAAGAATTGGGTCATTGGATTCAACATGATCCTAGAGCAGTTCAAAGATGTCCTCACACACCACGGCGTATCTACATTTGCGTCCGAAGGACATCCTTTTGACCCTCATTTCCATGAAGCTATCGAAGTAGTTGTTTCGGAAGATCACCCCCCCGGAACAGTCGTTAAAGAACACCTGCGCGGCTATAAGTCCAGCAGCGGCAAAGTCATCCGCCCTGCGCGTGTGCATGTATCAAAAGCTCAAGAAGAAAAAGAAATATCAGAATAA
- the hrcA gene encoding heat-inducible transcriptional repressor HrcA codes for MSKKDRERQVLLGLVDFYIKTGKPVGSETLKGAGFDNLSSATIRNYFSCLEKDGFLKQQHSSGGRVPTSEAFRLYTLSSIDEYTSNGFPAISIPFDDSSISKDSTHAIASHLQKTAEILSGFSGCAVFLSAPKFDHDFISEIKLVSIDAERYLCVIISDFGIVQTEVLHSPRKLSSFSLKRLESYFQARISGQQPNVSFEPDEETIAKQFYNELMVRHLVSYTNFSSEYIYTTGFAQLLNSPEYHDIKIMAAGLSLFEDEQSLRHLIQHTCRHGKTSFWIGDDLKAIGAPEAPCSVIAMPYYIHNQVVGAVGVLGPLRMPYRDLLCTLNTSAEYLTHTLTRTVYKFKITFRQPKLGPLSLSGNEQKLIVGIPKMLIEDKSAAAKPAKRKPKLQGV; via the coding sequence ATGTCAAAGAAAGACCGCGAGCGCCAAGTTTTACTCGGCCTAGTCGATTTTTACATTAAAACAGGAAAGCCCGTAGGTTCCGAAACCTTAAAAGGTGCGGGGTTTGATAACCTTAGTTCTGCGACTATCCGTAATTATTTTTCCTGCCTTGAAAAAGATGGCTTCCTCAAACAACAACACTCCTCCGGTGGGCGCGTTCCTACTTCAGAAGCTTTTCGCCTCTATACTCTCTCTTCTATAGATGAGTACACATCTAATGGCTTCCCTGCTATATCCATCCCCTTCGATGACTCTTCCATCTCCAAAGATTCTACCCACGCCATCGCTTCCCATTTGCAAAAAACCGCCGAGATACTAAGCGGATTTTCCGGCTGTGCCGTTTTCTTGTCCGCTCCCAAGTTCGACCATGACTTTATCTCCGAAATCAAACTTGTCAGTATCGATGCGGAAAGATACCTTTGTGTTATCATCTCCGATTTTGGCATTGTACAAACCGAAGTGCTCCATTCCCCCCGTAAACTTTCCTCTTTCAGTTTGAAACGTTTAGAAAGTTATTTCCAAGCCCGCATCTCCGGACAGCAGCCCAACGTCTCCTTCGAACCTGACGAAGAAACTATTGCCAAGCAATTTTACAATGAACTGATGGTCCGCCACCTGGTGAGCTATACCAACTTCAGCAGCGAATACATTTATACGACCGGTTTTGCCCAGCTGCTCAACAGTCCGGAATATCACGACATTAAAATCATGGCAGCCGGTTTATCCCTTTTTGAAGATGAGCAAAGTTTGCGTCATTTAATCCAACACACATGCCGCCACGGTAAAACCAGCTTTTGGATCGGCGATGACCTAAAAGCTATTGGAGCCCCGGAAGCTCCTTGCAGTGTAATAGCGATGCCTTACTATATCCATAATCAGGTCGTTGGCGCTGTGGGTGTTTTAGGACCTCTCCGCATGCCTTATCGCGACCTGCTATGCACCCTGAATACCTCAGCAGAATATCTTACCCATACGCTGACCCGCACTGTCTATAAATTTAAAATTACTTTCCGCCAGCCAAAGCTCGGCCCTTTATCTCTCAGTGGAAACGAACAAAAACTAATTGTCGGTATACCTAAAATGCTGATTGAAGATAAAAGCGCTGCTGCTAAACCGGCTAAGAGAAAACCTAAGTTACAAGGAGTTTAA
- a CDS encoding methyl-accepting chemotaxis protein gives MISNIFLQKFLSQSSIGKKFILAFIFLLLAFILLLAWILYDFNGKLKDAFLQQHSAEYHAQARKIYEGIKLQKLDEGSEPATEEYIESTFNQLIALDKKYKDELGTNPEELSQRRPGVGTPESLFSQWTQSTITTDKATKLQLYESIEQQLAMLMRYVTNNAPPGTYNGLYYYRFQQLLDPTTAPAQNAKYWKELIEDVQNSGLPKIILANLPQDTNPSNKEGIAEESFFREEMSRQHRELIDLGTAELLSYRRKLLAILIFCSCTFAAMGIYFLWYIYRPLIHMLETNRKFTEGDSSVRYRIESSDEIGLLGGVFNNLYSLISDMVKHIDSAGKMLKTSSDDILKTAEVQQDTVVEQEKITRQIGNKAYDISETSKELSETMTEISQASESASSLAQEGRIQLQHLENIMQKLVGASNHLVSTLSHLNDRTRGVTSIISTMVHVADETNMLSLNTALEAAKAKQVGKGFAIIASEIKRLAEQTALATLNIERVIKEILEMMDHSLDQVQLISDEILNSVDKASQVQLHFTEIFDKVQYVSGKFNAVDAAMRNQLQSARDIDGSIQLLKLVSQDSMRTIKQFRTSLLDLNSTVSILKQAKGDF, from the coding sequence ATGATAAGTAATATTTTTCTTCAAAAATTCCTATCACAATCCTCGATAGGGAAAAAATTTATCCTAGCCTTTATTTTCCTTCTCCTAGCGTTCATACTGCTACTCGCCTGGATTCTCTATGATTTCAATGGAAAACTTAAAGACGCCTTCCTTCAACAACATTCTGCCGAATACCATGCCCAAGCAAGGAAAATTTACGAAGGAATCAAACTGCAAAAACTAGATGAAGGGAGCGAACCTGCCACAGAAGAGTACATCGAATCCACTTTCAACCAGCTCATCGCTCTAGATAAAAAATATAAAGACGAATTAGGGACCAATCCCGAAGAATTAAGCCAAAGACGCCCCGGCGTAGGTACCCCGGAATCCCTTTTTTCACAATGGACACAAAGCACCATCACCACCGATAAAGCGACAAAACTCCAACTGTATGAAAGCATCGAACAGCAACTAGCAATGCTCATGCGCTACGTCACAAATAACGCCCCGCCAGGAACTTACAACGGCCTCTACTATTATCGTTTCCAACAACTACTAGACCCTACTACAGCCCCAGCGCAAAATGCCAAATACTGGAAAGAATTGATAGAAGATGTCCAAAATTCCGGCCTCCCCAAAATTATCCTTGCCAACCTCCCTCAAGATACCAACCCTTCAAATAAAGAAGGCATCGCCGAAGAATCTTTTTTTAGGGAGGAAATGAGCCGCCAACACCGCGAACTCATAGACCTGGGAACTGCAGAACTTTTAAGCTACCGCAGAAAACTCCTAGCCATCCTCATCTTCTGCAGCTGCACCTTCGCTGCTATGGGAATCTATTTCCTTTGGTACATCTACCGGCCCCTCATCCATATGCTGGAAACTAACCGGAAATTCACCGAAGGCGACTCTTCCGTAAGATACCGCATCGAAAGTTCCGACGAAATAGGCCTGCTCGGAGGCGTATTCAATAATCTCTATTCCCTCATCTCCGATATGGTCAAACATATCGATTCCGCCGGGAAGATGCTTAAAACATCTTCCGATGATATTCTGAAAACAGCCGAAGTACAACAGGATACCGTTGTAGAACAAGAGAAAATCACCCGTCAAATTGGAAATAAAGCCTACGATATTTCTGAGACTTCTAAAGAACTCTCAGAAACAATGACAGAGATAAGCCAGGCTTCAGAATCGGCTTCCAGCTTAGCTCAAGAAGGTAGGATTCAGCTGCAGCATCTCGAAAACATCATGCAGAAACTCGTAGGCGCTTCCAACCACCTAGTCTCCACTCTATCACACCTCAACGACCGTACCCGCGGTGTCACCTCCATCATCTCTACCATGGTCCACGTCGCCGACGAAACGAATATGCTCTCCCTCAATACCGCCCTCGAAGCCGCTAAAGCTAAACAAGTCGGCAAAGGCTTCGCCATCATCGCCAGTGAAATAAAACGCCTCGCCGAACAAACCGCCCTCGCTACCCTCAACATCGAAAGGGTCATCAAAGAAATCCTCGAAATGATGGACCATAGCCTCGACCAAGTTCAACTGATCTCTGACGAAATCCTCAATAGCGTTGATAAAGCCTCACAAGTCCAACTCCACTTCACTGAAATATTTGATAAAGTCCAATATGTCTCAGGAAAATTCAACGCCGTCGACGCCGCCATGCGTAACCAACTCCAAAGCGCCCGCGATATCGATGGCTCCATCCAACTCCTAAAACTTGTCTCACAAGACTCCATGCGCACCATCAAACAATTCCGAACATCCCTCCTCGACCTCAATAGCACCGTCTCCATACTAAAACAAGCCAAAGGCGATTTCTAG
- a CDS encoding NAD-glutamate dehydrogenase domain-containing protein — MENVTKDLPSINNDLNATIHKESERFQEFYTWLEKNMPPILYEEIGREYLIVVARTLMGFHLQDYFSLIQFGHFAIVMCQDSTDADLKILKNFSMYGIRNYQSYISKAPPPVPGIKANLRIAAVYFIESSAEVQTNPYTPETKEHLRSLVNVRNSSITDGEFEQIFNSFSLRFLRSLSTERLVLAIDMFHRATTRDSCQYEVRYNEDWQEKSSVSMQIVLAWRNCPKNNFLYRMAGVIHRHQLVIKRVNASYVNSFSKDGILVMALGLHGSNGKPAWEIENIHDFLREFVTIKYFEDGDPVEKMLVSTGYVSGNEGNLVRTIVTFIHQALVHIDQNLYTLDNIVEALCRHPELTAHICEAFRSKFDPWNTNIDTYLKLKKRIVNDISKIDTGHEDNDIRRKNVLTQGINFVNFTLKTNFYRTNFTALSFRLDPLYLEEIPFNRPAFFPVLPFAIIFVKGMYTFSFHIRFKDLSRGGVRTIYPEQKERMLVEINRVFTECYNLAYTQDKKNKDIPEGGAKAVIFVKPYEQLDLETDILARELGASGLNKKDIDAKVDNYRKEQKLEYLHHAQRTFVEALITIVNCEANGKLKAKHVLDFWQKPEYLYLGPDENMHDSMIEWIAEYSKKHNYKPGSAFISGKPILGINHKEYGVTSLGLNVYLEYVLKQLGIDPYKNVFTVKISGGPDGDVAGNEICNLQRYYPKTAKILALTDASGTIYDPKGLNLDILVDLFKQGKPIRHYPPEELHEEGFLVDRETSRSKNTFSQQTLCWKKINGKVVEEWHSGNDMNHLWRRNVHVISTDVFIPAGGRPKTLNGANVSEFLDPSGKPTAKAIVEGANLYLDDDARYFLEDLGVLIIKDSSANKTGVICSSFEVLSGLTLGDKGFLENKPALVEEILHRLRLVAGLEANLLLTTFNENGGRLTDISDEISARINHFFDQILEYLDSIDLPSNPEDPLIRCFLNYCLPLLRTKHLHALLEQIPPNHKKAIIACFLSADTVYKRGLSWLPSIVDVLPVILHENCEPEQGASPPAPPPKA, encoded by the coding sequence ATGGAAAACGTCACAAAAGACCTGCCTTCAATCAATAATGACCTCAATGCGACTATCCACAAGGAAAGCGAACGCTTCCAAGAGTTTTACACCTGGCTAGAAAAGAATATGCCGCCCATCCTCTATGAAGAAATCGGGCGCGAATATCTTATCGTTGTCGCCAGAACACTGATGGGATTTCACTTACAGGACTACTTTTCCCTAATCCAGTTTGGCCACTTTGCTATTGTCATGTGCCAGGACAGCACCGATGCAGACTTGAAAATTCTCAAAAACTTTTCTATGTACGGCATTCGAAACTATCAGTCTTACATCTCTAAAGCCCCTCCTCCTGTTCCCGGCATTAAAGCGAATCTTCGTATCGCAGCTGTCTACTTTATTGAGTCCTCTGCTGAAGTCCAAACCAACCCTTATACACCCGAAACTAAGGAGCATCTGCGTTCCTTAGTAAACGTACGCAATTCCAGCATTACTGATGGCGAATTCGAGCAAATATTCAATTCTTTTAGCCTCCGCTTCCTGCGTTCCCTTTCCACCGAAAGGCTAGTCCTTGCCATCGATATGTTCCATCGCGCTACGACACGCGATAGCTGCCAATATGAGGTGCGTTATAATGAAGACTGGCAAGAGAAAAGCTCTGTCTCTATGCAGATAGTCCTAGCCTGGCGCAACTGTCCCAAAAATAATTTCTTATACCGTATGGCCGGTGTTATCCATCGGCACCAACTTGTGATAAAGCGCGTTAATGCCTCCTATGTTAACTCCTTCAGTAAAGATGGCATCCTTGTCATGGCTCTAGGGCTGCACGGCAGCAATGGCAAACCTGCCTGGGAAATTGAGAATATCCATGATTTCTTAAGAGAGTTCGTCACTATCAAATATTTTGAGGATGGCGACCCTGTAGAAAAAATGCTTGTTTCCACAGGGTATGTTAGTGGGAATGAAGGCAACCTAGTTAGGACTATCGTCACCTTTATCCACCAGGCTCTGGTCCACATAGACCAGAATTTATACACCCTAGACAATATTGTAGAAGCTCTATGCCGGCATCCCGAACTTACAGCACATATCTGCGAAGCTTTCAGAAGTAAATTTGATCCGTGGAACACAAATATTGACACCTACCTCAAATTGAAGAAAAGGATCGTCAACGACATCTCTAAGATTGACACAGGACATGAAGATAACGATATCCGCAGAAAAAATGTCCTCACTCAGGGTATCAACTTCGTCAATTTCACACTGAAAACTAATTTTTACCGCACCAATTTCACAGCCCTCAGCTTTAGATTAGACCCCCTCTATCTCGAAGAAATCCCCTTCAACCGCCCTGCCTTTTTCCCGGTTCTTCCCTTCGCCATCATCTTCGTGAAAGGGATGTACACCTTTTCTTTCCATATCCGCTTCAAAGACCTATCGCGCGGCGGCGTCCGGACGATCTATCCCGAGCAGAAAGAACGTATGCTCGTCGAGATCAATAGGGTTTTCACCGAATGCTATAACCTTGCCTATACACAAGACAAAAAGAATAAAGATATCCCCGAAGGTGGTGCCAAAGCCGTTATTTTTGTTAAGCCTTACGAACAGCTGGATTTAGAAACCGATATCCTTGCTAGAGAGCTGGGCGCTTCAGGCCTAAATAAAAAGGATATCGATGCAAAAGTGGACAACTACAGGAAGGAACAAAAATTAGAATATCTCCACCATGCCCAACGCACTTTTGTGGAAGCTCTCATCACTATTGTCAACTGCGAAGCCAATGGAAAACTTAAAGCTAAACATGTATTGGACTTCTGGCAAAAACCGGAATACCTCTATCTAGGTCCTGACGAAAATATGCACGACAGCATGATAGAATGGATAGCCGAATATAGTAAGAAACACAACTACAAGCCCGGCAGCGCTTTTATCTCCGGAAAACCTATTCTAGGGATTAACCACAAAGAATATGGCGTTACCTCTCTCGGTCTGAATGTCTACCTCGAATACGTCCTGAAACAGCTAGGAATAGATCCTTACAAAAATGTTTTCACCGTTAAAATCTCCGGCGGTCCCGACGGCGACGTCGCTGGCAACGAGATATGCAACCTACAACGCTACTACCCTAAAACAGCCAAAATCCTTGCTTTAACCGACGCGTCCGGAACAATTTATGATCCTAAAGGCCTAAACTTAGATATCCTCGTCGACCTTTTCAAACAAGGTAAACCCATCCGCCATTACCCACCCGAAGAATTGCATGAAGAAGGCTTCTTGGTTGATAGGGAAACTAGCCGCTCAAAAAATACATTCTCACAACAAACTCTCTGCTGGAAAAAAATTAATGGGAAAGTCGTAGAGGAATGGCATAGCGGCAACGATATGAACCATCTATGGCGACGTAACGTCCATGTGATCTCCACCGACGTCTTCATACCCGCCGGCGGCCGCCCCAAAACCCTCAACGGTGCGAACGTCTCAGAATTTCTCGACCCTTCCGGAAAACCGACAGCTAAAGCCATCGTCGAAGGCGCCAACTTATACCTGGATGACGATGCCCGCTACTTCCTAGAAGACCTCGGCGTCCTTATCATCAAAGACAGCTCGGCAAATAAAACGGGCGTCATCTGCTCCTCCTTCGAAGTCCTCAGCGGCCTAACCCTAGGCGATAAAGGCTTCCTCGAAAACAAACCCGCCCTCGTAGAGGAAATCCTTCATCGCCTACGCCTCGTCGCCGGTCTCGAAGCTAACCTCCTCCTCACCACCTTCAATGAGAACGGAGGCAGACTCACCGACATTTCTGATGAAATCTCTGCGCGTATCAACCACTTCTTCGACCAAATCCTTGAATACCTCGACTCCATAGACCTACCCTCTAACCCCGAAGACCCCCTCATCCGCTGCTTCCTCAACTACTGTCTACCCCTCCTTCGCACCAAACACCTCCATGCCCTCCTAGAACAAATACCCCCCAACCACAAGAAAGCCATCATCGCCTGCTTCCTCTCCGCCGACACCGTCTACAAACGCGGCCTCTCCTGGCTGCCCTCCATCGTCGACGTCCTCCCCGTCATCCTCCACGAAAACTGCGAACCTGAGCAGGGGGCTTCGCCCCCTGCACCCCCACCCAAGGCCTAG
- a CDS encoding heavy metal translocating P-type ATPase, translating into MTFSENRIKPILFDEFFEMGMAESRSPFLTPASRLWSHNLPLKAALIAGILLFISFVLSFYENLVPFSHLILVFVYFLAGVPALIESIEDLADFEINIDVLMTLAAFSSIFIGNGMEGALLLVLFAISGAMEEAVTSKAKNAISSLHRLTPTKATVVQSGGILIDRSLSDITVGTIILVKSGEVIPLDGDVIEGSSSVNLVHLTGENVPVLKKVGDTVAAGARNLEGALTVKVTHTSADSTLSRIIKLVTQAQESRPRLQRWFDSLSRTYALSIIGLSALFALSFPYIFNLEFLGHEGSVYRALAFLIAASPCALILAIPIAYLSAISACARNGILLKGGITLDALASCKIIAFDKTGTLTTGELQYLGLEAFHGEDIPTEKALSVAYSLERNAVHPIAKAILDHSQKNNVSTVAIEEFKTIPGYGLQGTYEKLPVYLGNLAFIQDKVDAATAKALEEKAALIQSQGELLAFLLIGKSIFLFRFGDELRPHVKEAIAPLNKERDLKLLMLTGDHAANAQRVAQMVGLKEYYADLRPEDKLLHVTQLSEKEGLAMIGDGINDAPALARATVGICMGKVGSATAVDAADIILLQDSIEKLDWLVGKSRLTKRIVTQNLTIATVAILVASIPALAGLVPLWAAVIMHEGGTVLVGLNALRLLR; encoded by the coding sequence ATGACCTTTAGTGAAAACAGAATCAAACCCATACTATTCGATGAATTCTTTGAGATGGGTATGGCTGAATCACGCAGCCCTTTCCTCACCCCCGCCTCACGCTTATGGTCTCATAATCTACCCCTGAAAGCAGCCCTAATAGCCGGCATCCTCCTATTCATCTCATTTGTCCTATCGTTCTACGAAAACCTAGTTCCCTTTTCACACCTCATCTTAGTTTTCGTCTATTTTCTCGCCGGAGTCCCTGCCTTAATAGAGTCCATAGAGGATCTGGCAGATTTTGAGATTAATATCGACGTCCTCATGACTTTAGCGGCATTCTCCTCCATCTTCATAGGAAATGGCATGGAAGGAGCCTTATTGCTCGTACTCTTCGCCATCTCAGGAGCAATGGAAGAGGCTGTGACCTCTAAAGCTAAGAATGCAATCAGCAGCCTGCACCGCCTCACACCTACGAAAGCTACTGTCGTACAATCCGGCGGCATCCTCATAGACAGATCTCTTTCAGACATTACTGTCGGAACGATTATCCTAGTCAAATCGGGCGAAGTCATCCCTCTAGATGGCGATGTCATCGAAGGCTCATCTTCCGTCAACCTCGTCCATCTTACAGGTGAAAATGTCCCCGTCTTGAAAAAAGTCGGCGATACAGTGGCTGCAGGTGCACGTAACCTAGAAGGAGCTTTAACGGTCAAAGTCACTCACACCAGTGCTGACTCTACCCTTTCACGCATCATCAAGCTTGTCACCCAAGCGCAGGAATCCCGCCCTAGACTCCAAAGATGGTTTGACTCTCTTAGCCGCACCTACGCACTCTCGATCATCGGCCTGTCCGCCCTGTTTGCGTTATCTTTCCCTTATATTTTCAACCTCGAATTCCTTGGCCATGAAGGCTCTGTCTATCGCGCTCTAGCCTTCCTCATTGCAGCCTCCCCGTGTGCCCTTATCTTAGCCATTCCTATCGCATACCTTAGCGCCATCAGCGCTTGCGCCCGTAATGGAATCCTCTTGAAAGGCGGTATCACCTTAGACGCTCTGGCAAGTTGCAAAATCATCGCTTTTGATAAGACTGGCACCTTAACGACGGGCGAATTGCAATACCTGGGCTTGGAAGCTTTCCACGGAGAAGATATCCCTACCGAAAAAGCACTCTCCGTCGCCTATTCATTGGAAAGGAATGCTGTCCACCCTATAGCTAAAGCTATCTTAGACCATAGCCAGAAAAACAACGTCTCTACTGTCGCCATCGAAGAATTCAAAACAATCCCAGGATATGGGCTTCAAGGTACCTATGAAAAACTTCCTGTCTACCTTGGAAACCTAGCCTTCATCCAGGATAAAGTAGATGCCGCCACAGCAAAGGCTTTAGAGGAAAAAGCAGCTTTAATCCAATCTCAAGGCGAGCTGCTCGCTTTCCTTCTGATCGGCAAGAGCATCTTCCTCTTTAGATTCGGCGACGAGCTACGCCCCCACGTGAAGGAAGCCATCGCACCACTCAACAAAGAACGCGACCTTAAACTGCTGATGCTTACCGGCGATCACGCGGCAAATGCTCAGAGAGTAGCCCAGATGGTCGGACTAAAAGAGTATTACGCCGATTTACGGCCCGAAGACAAACTCCTTCATGTCACACAACTTTCAGAGAAAGAAGGCCTTGCCATGATCGGCGACGGCATCAATGACGCTCCGGCCCTCGCCCGCGCTACCGTAGGTATCTGCATGGGAAAAGTTGGCAGCGCTACAGCTGTGGATGCTGCAGACATCATCCTGCTGCAGGATAGCATTGAAAAGCTGGACTGGCTGGTGGGGAAGTCTCGCTTGACAAAGCGTATCGTGACTCAAAATCTCACTATTGCCACTGTAGCGATCCTTGTAGCGAGTATTCCTGCGCTTGCAGGCCTTGTGCCCCTTTGGGCAGCGGTGATCATGCATGAGGGTGGCACTGTATTGGTCGGACTTAACGCGCTACGCCTGCTGCGCTAG